Proteins encoded in a region of the Vicia villosa cultivar HV-30 ecotype Madison, WI linkage group LG5, Vvil1.0, whole genome shotgun sequence genome:
- the LOC131601520 gene encoding beta-glucuronosyltransferase GlcAT14C-like — protein MKRNHSSHHHHHNSHHNNHRKWLIIPTLTISLLLFLLLILLPRSKPSSSSLSSENPNFTTNFNLPNLPKFAYLLTGTKGEVSQLKRVLQATYHPRNYYLLHLDLEASDEERLEVAKYVKLERVFGVFGNVMVVGKGDLVTYKGPSMVASTLHSVALFLKKVHDWDWFVNLSASDYPLFSQDDLLHVFSFMPKDMNFIEHTSNMGWKEFQRARPIIIDPGLYHSRVSSVYYAKEKRSLPSSFKLFTGSEWVVLTKPFLEFCVWGWDNLPRTLLMYYTNFLSSNEGYFHTVICNHKDYQNTTVNHDLRYLKWDNPPKQHPLSLKLEHFNDMAHSGALFARRFDKDDPVLDKIDKELLGRSDGYVTRGGWCVGDSTKGKNPCDVYGNPDVVKPSLRSKILEKLMLKLLDSENFRPKQCK, from the exons ATGAAACGAAACCACAGttcccaccaccaccaccacaacaGCCACCATAACAACCACCGTAAATGGCTCATAATCCCCACCCTAACAATCTCcctcctcctcttcctcctcctcatcctcctccctCGTTCAAAACCCTCCTCCTCATCCCTTTCCTCCGAAAATCCAAATTTCACCACCAATTTCAACCTCCCAAACCTCCCCAAATTCGCATACTTGTTAACCGGTACAAAAGGGGAAGTTTCACAGCTCAAGAGGGTTCTTCAAGCAACGTATCATCCAAGAAACTATTATCTTCTTCACCTTGATCTAGAGGCTTCTGATGAAGAGAGGCTTGAGGTTGCAAAGTATGTGAAATTGGAGAGGGTTTTTGGTGTTTTTGGGAATGTTATGGTTGTTGGGAAAGGTGATTTGGTTACTTATAAGGGTCCTTCTATGGTTGCTTCTACTCTTCATTCTGTTGCTTTGTTTCTAAAGAAGGTTCATGATTGGGATTGGTTTGTTAATCTTAGTGCCTCTGATTATCCTCTCTTCTCTCAGGATG ATCTCTTGCATGTATTTTCATTCATGCCTAAAGATATGAACTTCATTGAGCATACAAGTAACATGGGCTGGAAAGA GTTTCAACGAGCCAGACCTATCATTATCGATCCAGGCTTATATCATTCAAGGGTATCGAGTGTTTACTACGCTAAAGAGAAAAGATCTCTCCCGTCTTCGTTCAAGTTATTCACAG GTTCTGAATGGGTTGTCCTTACAAAACCGTTTCTCGAGTTCTGCGTATGGGGTTGGGACAACCTCCCTCGCACTCTCCTCATGTACTACACGAATTTCCTTTCGTCAAACGAAGGCTACTTCCATACCGTCATTTGCAATCACAAGGACTATCAAAACACAACCGTAAACCACGATTTGCGTTACTTAAAATGGGACAACCCGCCAAAACAACATCCTTTGTCTTTGAAACTTGAGCATTTCAATGACATGGCGCATAGCGGCGCGCTTTTTGCTCGCAGGTTCGACAAGGACGACCCGGTTCTTGATAAAATCGACAAAGAACTATTGGGAAGATCGGATGGTTATGTTACTCGTGGTGGTTGGTGCGTTGGCGATTCAACAAAGGGGAAAAATCCTTGTGATGTTTATGGAAATCCAGATGTTGTTAAACCTAGTTTGAGATCAAAGATTCTAGAGAAACTGATGTTGAAACTATTGGATTCTGAAAATTTCAGGCCAAAACAGTGTAAATAA